From one Coffea eugenioides isolate CCC68of chromosome 11, Ceug_1.0, whole genome shotgun sequence genomic stretch:
- the LOC113751396 gene encoding inactive LRR receptor-like serine/threonine-protein kinase BIR2 gives MAESSPKLISSILLIYLVTISNLGKFVIAEDDVKCLHGVKSSLRDPDGRLSLWNFSNSSVGFVCDFVGVSCWNPRENRLISLELREMNLSGGVPDALQYCHSLQTLDLSGNDLSGPIPPQICDWLPYLVTVDLSGNALTGTIPEDLVKCSYLNSLVLDDNKLSGNIPYQFSTLGRLKKFSVANNGLSGRVPSFTAVGVELNFDGNSGLCGGPLRKCGGLSKKNLAIIIAAGVFGAAASMLLGFGAWWWYFTKSGPRRRKGGYGIGRDDSDSWAERLRAHKLTQVMLFQKPLVKVKLADLFVATNNFSAENVIYSTRTGTTYKAVLRDGSALAIKRLSTCKMGEKQFRMEMNRLGQLRHPNLVPLLGFCVVEEEKLLVYKHLSNGTLYSLLSGNATILDWPTRFRIGLGAARGIAWLHHGCHPPIMHQNISSNVILLDEDFDARIMDFGLARLMTSSDSNESSFVNGDLGEFGYVAPEYSSTLVASLKGDAYSFGVVLMELATGQKPLEVGCAEEGFKGNLVDWVNQLSSSGQIKDAIDGTLRGKGHDEEIVQFLRIACNCVVSRPKDRCSMYQVYESLKSMAEKQGFSEQYDEFPLLFGKNDAD, from the coding sequence ATGGCCGAGTCTTCTCCCAAGCTAATCAGCTCAATTTTGCTAATATATTTAGTAACCATTTCCAATCTGGGCAAATTTGTTATTGCTGAAGATGATGTCAAGTGTTTACATGGCGTGAAGAGCTCGTTGAGAGATCCGGATGGGAGGCTCAGCCTATGGAACTTCTCCAACTCATCTGTGGGCTTTGTCTGCGATTTCGTTGGCGTTTCCTGCTGGAACCCCCGCGAAAATCGCCTCATCAGCCTCGAGCTTCGTGAGATGAACCTCTCCGGTGGAGTTCCGGATGCTTTGCAGTATTGTCACAGCTTGCAAACTCTCGATCTCTCCGGTAATGACCTTTCCGGTCCTATCCCGCCCCAAATTTGTGATTGGTTGCCTTATTTAGTTACTGTAGACTTATCTGGAAATGCTTTGACCGGTACGATTCCGGAGGATCTTGTTAAATGCTCTTATTTGAATAGTTTGGTGCTCGATGATAATAAGTTGTCCGGAAACATTCCGTATCAGTTTTCCACTTTGGGTAGGCTCAAGAAATTTTCTGTTGCCAATAATGGTTTGTCCGGTAGGGTTCCCTCTTTTACAGCTGTTGGTGTGGAGCTTAATTTTGATGGAAACAGCGGTCTTTGCGGTGGGCCCTTAAGGAAATGTGGCGGGTTGAGTAAGAAAAATTTGGCAATTATTATTGCGGCTGGTGTGTTTGGAGCTGCTGCATCTATGTTGTTGGGTTTTGGGGCATGGTGGTGGTATTTCACAAAGTCTGGCCCGAGGAGAAGGAAGGGAGGATATGGAATTGGAAGGGATGACTCCGATAGTTGGGCTGAGAGGTTGAGGGCTCATAAGCTAACTCAAGTTATGTTGTTCCAAAAACCGCTCGTGAAGGTTAAGCTGGCAGATTTATTTGTTGCTACGAATAATTTCAGTGCGGAAAATGTCATTTACTCGACTAGGACCGGAACAACTTATAAGGCTGTTTTAAGGGATGGGTCTGCACTTGCCATCAAGAGGCTTAGTACGTGTAAGATGGGTGAGAAGCAGTTCCGGATGGAGATGAATAGGTTAGGCCAGCTCAGGCATCCAAATTTGGTCCCACTCTTGGGGTTCTGTGTGGTAGAGGAGGAGAAGCTTTTAGTCTATAAGCACTTGTCAAATGGGACTTTGTATTCATTATTGAGTGGAAACGCAACTATTTTGGATTGGCCGACTAGGTTCAGGATTGGTTTAGGTGCTGCAAGGGGGATTGCCTGGCTTCACCATGGTTGCCACCCCCCAATAATGCATCAAAACATTAGCTCCAATGTTATTCTACTTGACGAGGATTTTGATGCTAGGATAATGGATTTTGGCTTGGCGAGGCTCATGACTTCATCAGATTCAAATGAAAGTAGTTTTGTCAATGGAGATCTAGGTGAATTTGGGTATGTAGCACCAGAGTACTCCAGCACATTGGTTGCGTCTCTGAAAGGGGATGCTTATAGTTTTGGAGTGGTACTTATGGAATTGGCAACTGGGCAGAAACCTCTTGAAGTTGGTTGTGCCGAGGAAGGATTCAAGGGGAACTTGGTGGACTGGGTTAATCAACTCTCCAGTTCAGGGCAGATTAAAGATGCAATTGATGGAACTTTACGTGGGAAAGGCCATGATGAAGAAATTGTGCAGTTTTTGAGAATTGCATGCAATTGTGTGGTTTCTCGGCCAAAGGACAGGTGCTCAATGTACCAGGTTTATGAATCATTGAAGAGCATGGCTGAGAAACAAGGATTTTCAGAACAATACGATGAATTTCCTCtactttttggaaaaaatgatgCTGATTAG
- the LOC113751218 gene encoding uncharacterized protein LOC113751218 isoform X1: MAGTIPIAMEENEKMVALKKAYAEMILNTAKEAAARVMAAQRKAKMFEHDLNRTKEEALRMLLRFKQMLEDKNAEAEVASSNQQRRIQELELQLDEAEGLILDLRAKLDKVHEQLDNAKSKPVQSLRPNEMVDMSSCQISFSEFESKSVTSDVEASSWDPSTSVHQCPSPFIGTALSSSQFDNGLVDNPVFAYIVLEKKEPESHRNTWTQKIHAIEKGLVDEKMSQVEDSHSLAKSISIIQRNGGNRSLPSITEKSSGIENIMKEAPFLEDNATKVQPVNVQKLRRRRTLCGRRKTNTVKAAPCLEEIGTKHRPVKIQNLCRRKTLYGRTKASRCRYISNPCVKPQRMSSVIARCKSYAISGKDVDKSERTSSKNQNITETENGSELEEKAPLGKYRLVRRSVRKRKVKYWDDFATSCRPVRTHPCQFEECCQKDKCGAQSGEYLLEVKHEGELEDAKGKAAFATVSSTKTGGASCFDGDAESETKLIHQPMLVKHAGVAPEMELENENSVPSEKRNAKASELTKNFLSSPDSSNPLLYTFSRKRKNGSLVNHAEGCSLRESSMKRRSREQKDIELVADSSTLENEPTSDSRGLVKVARQLISLSGKMWW, translated from the exons ATGGCTGGGACTATTCCAATCGCCATGGAAGAAAATGAG AAAATGGTGGCGTTGAAGAAGGCTTACGCGGAGATGATACTGAATACGGCGAAGGAGGCAGCAGCTAGAGTAATGGCGGCGCAGCGGAAGGCTAAAATGTTTGAGCACGATCTGAATCGCACAAAAGAGGAGGCACTTCGGATGCTTCTTCGCTTCAAGCAGATGCTCGAAGACAAG AATGCAGAAGCAGAGGTTGCATCCTCGAATCAGCAAAGGAGGATTCAGGAGCTTGAGTTACAGCTTGATGAAGCGGAAGGGCTGATACTCGACCTTAGAGCAAAACTAGACAAGGTTCACGAACAGTTAGATAATGCAAAAAGTAAGCCCGTGCAATCTTTGAGACCAAATGAAATGGTTGACATGTCTAGTTGTCAAATATCCTTCTCAGAGTTTGAGTCCAAATCTGTAACTTCTGATGTAGAGGCTTCAAGTTGGGACCCAAGCACGAGTGTTCATCAATGTCCAAGTCCATTTATAGGAACTGCGTTATCAAGTTCTCAATTTGATAATGGCCTTGTGGACAATCCTGTTTTTGCCTATATTGTCTTAGAAAAAAAAGAGCCTGAATCGCACAGGAATACATGGACTCAGAAAATCCATGCAATTGAAAAGGGGTTGGTGGATGAGAAAATGAGCCAGGTAGAAGATTCACATTCTCTGGCTAAAAGCATATCAATCATTCAACGGAATGGAGGAAATCGTAGTTTGCCTTCCATAACTGAAAAATCTAGTGGAATTGAGAATATCATGAAAGAAGCTCCATTCCTCGAAGACAATGCTACAAAGGTTCAACCTGTGAATGTCCAAAAATTGCGCAGAAGGAGAACTCTATGTGGCAGAAGGAAAACCAATACTGTCAAAGCAGCTCCATGCCTCGAAGAAATTGGCACAAAGCATCGCCCTGTGAAGATCCAAAATTTGTGTCGAAGGAAAACTCTATATGGAAGAACCAAAGCCTCCAGATGCAGATACATTTCTAATCCGTGTGTGAAGCCCCAACGAATGTCTTCAGTGATTGCTCGGTGCAAAAGTTACGCAATTTCTGGCAAGGATGTGGATAAAAGTGAACGTACTTCctccaaaaatcaaaatattactGAAACTGAAAATGGTTCTGAATTGGAAGAAAAAGCACCACTTGGAAAATACCGACTTGTCCGCAGAAGTGTTAGAAAAAGGAAAGTCAAGTATTGGGATGATTTTGCTACCTCATGTAGACCAGTTAGAACTCATCCTTGTCAATTTGAAGAATGTTGTCAAAAGGATAAATGTGGTGCACAATCTGGTGAGTATCTTTTAGAAGTCAAACATGAAGGTGAGCTTGAAGATGCTAAGGGTAAAGCAGCCTTTGCAACTGTTAGTAGCACGAAAACTGGTGGAGCTTCTTGCTTTGATGGGGATGCGGAAAGTGAGACCAAGTTGATACATCAGCCAATGTTGGTGAAACATGCTGGGGTTGCTccagaaatggagttggagaaTGAGAACTCTGTTCCCTCTGAGAAGAGAAATGCCAAAGCATCTGAGTTGACCAAAAACTTCCTCAGTTCGCCTGACAGCAGCAACCCCCTTTTATACACATTCAGCAGGAAGCGCAAGAATGGGTCCTTGGTCAACCATGCAGAGGGCTGCAGCTTAAGGGAAAGCTCTATGAAGAGAAGGTCCAGAGAGCAAAAAGATATTGAGCTTGTGGCAGATAGTAGTACTTTAGAAAATGAACCAACCAGTGACAGCAGAGGACTGGTGAAGGTTGCTCGTCAG CTTATTTCTTTATCTGGAAAGATGTGGTGGTAG
- the LOC113751218 gene encoding uncharacterized protein LOC113751218 isoform X3, translated as MAGTIPIAMEENEKMVALKKAYAEMILNTAKEAAARVMAAQRKAKMFEHDLNRTKEEALRMLLRFKQMLEDKNAEAEVASSNQQRRIQELELQLDEAEGLILDLRAKLDKVHEQLDNAKKASSWDPSTSVHQCPSPFIGTALSSSQFDNGLVDNPVFAYIVLEKKEPESHRNTWTQKIHAIEKGLVDEKMSQVEDSHSLAKSISIIQRNGGNRSLPSITEKSSGIENIMKEAPFLEDNATKVQPVNVQKLRRRRTLCGRRKTNTVKAAPCLEEIGTKHRPVKIQNLCRRKTLYGRTKASRCRYISNPCVKPQRMSSVIARCKSYAISGKDVDKSERTSSKNQNITETENGSELEEKAPLGKYRLVRRSVRKRKVKYWDDFATSCRPVRTHPCQFEECCQKDKCGAQSGEYLLEVKHEGELEDAKGKAAFATVSSTKTGGASCFDGDAESETKLIHQPMLVKHAGVAPEMELENENSVPSEKRNAKASELTKNFLSSPDSSNPLLYTFSRKRKNGSLVNHAEGCSLRESSMKRRSREQKDIELVADSSTLENEPTSDSRGLVKVARQLISLSGKMWW; from the exons ATGGCTGGGACTATTCCAATCGCCATGGAAGAAAATGAG AAAATGGTGGCGTTGAAGAAGGCTTACGCGGAGATGATACTGAATACGGCGAAGGAGGCAGCAGCTAGAGTAATGGCGGCGCAGCGGAAGGCTAAAATGTTTGAGCACGATCTGAATCGCACAAAAGAGGAGGCACTTCGGATGCTTCTTCGCTTCAAGCAGATGCTCGAAGACAAG AATGCAGAAGCAGAGGTTGCATCCTCGAATCAGCAAAGGAGGATTCAGGAGCTTGAGTTACAGCTTGATGAAGCGGAAGGGCTGATACTCGACCTTAGAGCAAAACTAGACAAGGTTCACGAACAGTTAGATAATGCAAAAA AGGCTTCAAGTTGGGACCCAAGCACGAGTGTTCATCAATGTCCAAGTCCATTTATAGGAACTGCGTTATCAAGTTCTCAATTTGATAATGGCCTTGTGGACAATCCTGTTTTTGCCTATATTGTCTTAGAAAAAAAAGAGCCTGAATCGCACAGGAATACATGGACTCAGAAAATCCATGCAATTGAAAAGGGGTTGGTGGATGAGAAAATGAGCCAGGTAGAAGATTCACATTCTCTGGCTAAAAGCATATCAATCATTCAACGGAATGGAGGAAATCGTAGTTTGCCTTCCATAACTGAAAAATCTAGTGGAATTGAGAATATCATGAAAGAAGCTCCATTCCTCGAAGACAATGCTACAAAGGTTCAACCTGTGAATGTCCAAAAATTGCGCAGAAGGAGAACTCTATGTGGCAGAAGGAAAACCAATACTGTCAAAGCAGCTCCATGCCTCGAAGAAATTGGCACAAAGCATCGCCCTGTGAAGATCCAAAATTTGTGTCGAAGGAAAACTCTATATGGAAGAACCAAAGCCTCCAGATGCAGATACATTTCTAATCCGTGTGTGAAGCCCCAACGAATGTCTTCAGTGATTGCTCGGTGCAAAAGTTACGCAATTTCTGGCAAGGATGTGGATAAAAGTGAACGTACTTCctccaaaaatcaaaatattactGAAACTGAAAATGGTTCTGAATTGGAAGAAAAAGCACCACTTGGAAAATACCGACTTGTCCGCAGAAGTGTTAGAAAAAGGAAAGTCAAGTATTGGGATGATTTTGCTACCTCATGTAGACCAGTTAGAACTCATCCTTGTCAATTTGAAGAATGTTGTCAAAAGGATAAATGTGGTGCACAATCTGGTGAGTATCTTTTAGAAGTCAAACATGAAGGTGAGCTTGAAGATGCTAAGGGTAAAGCAGCCTTTGCAACTGTTAGTAGCACGAAAACTGGTGGAGCTTCTTGCTTTGATGGGGATGCGGAAAGTGAGACCAAGTTGATACATCAGCCAATGTTGGTGAAACATGCTGGGGTTGCTccagaaatggagttggagaaTGAGAACTCTGTTCCCTCTGAGAAGAGAAATGCCAAAGCATCTGAGTTGACCAAAAACTTCCTCAGTTCGCCTGACAGCAGCAACCCCCTTTTATACACATTCAGCAGGAAGCGCAAGAATGGGTCCTTGGTCAACCATGCAGAGGGCTGCAGCTTAAGGGAAAGCTCTATGAAGAGAAGGTCCAGAGAGCAAAAAGATATTGAGCTTGTGGCAGATAGTAGTACTTTAGAAAATGAACCAACCAGTGACAGCAGAGGACTGGTGAAGGTTGCTCGTCAG CTTATTTCTTTATCTGGAAAGATGTGGTGGTAG
- the LOC113751218 gene encoding uncharacterized protein LOC113751218 isoform X2, protein MAGTIPIAMEENEAYAEMILNTAKEAAARVMAAQRKAKMFEHDLNRTKEEALRMLLRFKQMLEDKNAEAEVASSNQQRRIQELELQLDEAEGLILDLRAKLDKVHEQLDNAKSKPVQSLRPNEMVDMSSCQISFSEFESKSVTSDVEASSWDPSTSVHQCPSPFIGTALSSSQFDNGLVDNPVFAYIVLEKKEPESHRNTWTQKIHAIEKGLVDEKMSQVEDSHSLAKSISIIQRNGGNRSLPSITEKSSGIENIMKEAPFLEDNATKVQPVNVQKLRRRRTLCGRRKTNTVKAAPCLEEIGTKHRPVKIQNLCRRKTLYGRTKASRCRYISNPCVKPQRMSSVIARCKSYAISGKDVDKSERTSSKNQNITETENGSELEEKAPLGKYRLVRRSVRKRKVKYWDDFATSCRPVRTHPCQFEECCQKDKCGAQSGEYLLEVKHEGELEDAKGKAAFATVSSTKTGGASCFDGDAESETKLIHQPMLVKHAGVAPEMELENENSVPSEKRNAKASELTKNFLSSPDSSNPLLYTFSRKRKNGSLVNHAEGCSLRESSMKRRSREQKDIELVADSSTLENEPTSDSRGLVKVARQLISLSGKMWW, encoded by the exons ATGGCTGGGACTATTCCAATCGCCATGGAAGAAAATGAG GCTTACGCGGAGATGATACTGAATACGGCGAAGGAGGCAGCAGCTAGAGTAATGGCGGCGCAGCGGAAGGCTAAAATGTTTGAGCACGATCTGAATCGCACAAAAGAGGAGGCACTTCGGATGCTTCTTCGCTTCAAGCAGATGCTCGAAGACAAG AATGCAGAAGCAGAGGTTGCATCCTCGAATCAGCAAAGGAGGATTCAGGAGCTTGAGTTACAGCTTGATGAAGCGGAAGGGCTGATACTCGACCTTAGAGCAAAACTAGACAAGGTTCACGAACAGTTAGATAATGCAAAAAGTAAGCCCGTGCAATCTTTGAGACCAAATGAAATGGTTGACATGTCTAGTTGTCAAATATCCTTCTCAGAGTTTGAGTCCAAATCTGTAACTTCTGATGTAGAGGCTTCAAGTTGGGACCCAAGCACGAGTGTTCATCAATGTCCAAGTCCATTTATAGGAACTGCGTTATCAAGTTCTCAATTTGATAATGGCCTTGTGGACAATCCTGTTTTTGCCTATATTGTCTTAGAAAAAAAAGAGCCTGAATCGCACAGGAATACATGGACTCAGAAAATCCATGCAATTGAAAAGGGGTTGGTGGATGAGAAAATGAGCCAGGTAGAAGATTCACATTCTCTGGCTAAAAGCATATCAATCATTCAACGGAATGGAGGAAATCGTAGTTTGCCTTCCATAACTGAAAAATCTAGTGGAATTGAGAATATCATGAAAGAAGCTCCATTCCTCGAAGACAATGCTACAAAGGTTCAACCTGTGAATGTCCAAAAATTGCGCAGAAGGAGAACTCTATGTGGCAGAAGGAAAACCAATACTGTCAAAGCAGCTCCATGCCTCGAAGAAATTGGCACAAAGCATCGCCCTGTGAAGATCCAAAATTTGTGTCGAAGGAAAACTCTATATGGAAGAACCAAAGCCTCCAGATGCAGATACATTTCTAATCCGTGTGTGAAGCCCCAACGAATGTCTTCAGTGATTGCTCGGTGCAAAAGTTACGCAATTTCTGGCAAGGATGTGGATAAAAGTGAACGTACTTCctccaaaaatcaaaatattactGAAACTGAAAATGGTTCTGAATTGGAAGAAAAAGCACCACTTGGAAAATACCGACTTGTCCGCAGAAGTGTTAGAAAAAGGAAAGTCAAGTATTGGGATGATTTTGCTACCTCATGTAGACCAGTTAGAACTCATCCTTGTCAATTTGAAGAATGTTGTCAAAAGGATAAATGTGGTGCACAATCTGGTGAGTATCTTTTAGAAGTCAAACATGAAGGTGAGCTTGAAGATGCTAAGGGTAAAGCAGCCTTTGCAACTGTTAGTAGCACGAAAACTGGTGGAGCTTCTTGCTTTGATGGGGATGCGGAAAGTGAGACCAAGTTGATACATCAGCCAATGTTGGTGAAACATGCTGGGGTTGCTccagaaatggagttggagaaTGAGAACTCTGTTCCCTCTGAGAAGAGAAATGCCAAAGCATCTGAGTTGACCAAAAACTTCCTCAGTTCGCCTGACAGCAGCAACCCCCTTTTATACACATTCAGCAGGAAGCGCAAGAATGGGTCCTTGGTCAACCATGCAGAGGGCTGCAGCTTAAGGGAAAGCTCTATGAAGAGAAGGTCCAGAGAGCAAAAAGATATTGAGCTTGTGGCAGATAGTAGTACTTTAGAAAATGAACCAACCAGTGACAGCAGAGGACTGGTGAAGGTTGCTCGTCAG CTTATTTCTTTATCTGGAAAGATGTGGTGGTAG
- the LOC113754177 gene encoding uncharacterized protein LOC113754177 gives MEGRKKQAQLHAMWFAAGTAAIMACLERAVLVSVVEQWRVVAFLALNLLLLAILFTSPSPLASSNEPTSQEFNENMDSKVELRSNERKESASRGPMLSAADDHHDHDDGSGNHLRLLKCRIRREKGRVVEKQNLKDTMDQAHDELSQEELNERVEAFITMFRQHLVSDAKGKSCRVHSSSIKRKAMYNNYSGSTGRGF, from the coding sequence ATGGAGGGAAGGAAGAAACAAGCCCAACTACATGCAATGTGGTTCGCTGCTGGAACAGCTGCCATCATGGCATGCTTAGAACGCGCTGTTTTAGTATCAGTTGTGGAGCAATGGCGGGTTGTGGCCTTCCTTGCGCTCAACCTCTTGCTCTTGGCGATTCTGTTTACTTCCCCATCTCCTCTGGCTTCATCCAACGAGCCCACGAGCCAGGAATTCAATGAAAATATGGATTCGAAGGTGGAATTAAGGAGCAACGAGAGGAAAGAAAGTGCAAGCAGAGGACCAATGCTGTCTGCGGCGGATGACCATCATGATCACGATGATGGGAGCGGCAACCACTTGAGATTACTGAAATGCAGAATCAGAAGGGAAAAGGGACGCGTGGTTGAAAAGCAAAATTTGAAAGATACTATGGATCAAGCTCATGATGAGCTCTCCCAGGAGGAGTTGAATGAGAGAGTGGAGGCGTTTATTACAATGTTTAGGCAGCATTTGGTATCTGATGCAAAGGGGAAAAGCTGCAGGGTCCACTCTTCATCCATTAAACGCAAAGCCATGTACAACAACTATTCTGGAAGCACCGGAAGGGGATTCTGA